A single window of Dermacentor albipictus isolate Rhodes 1998 colony chromosome 1, USDA_Dalb.pri_finalv2, whole genome shotgun sequence DNA harbors:
- the LOC139054573 gene encoding zinc finger Ran-binding domain-containing protein 2-like, whose amino-acid sequence MAEQQLQHDKKSSKVTTYNGGAPAATDAARGRSRYRSRGHSQSQSRSRSRVRRPSKDQKQPRGRSRSGSRSLTQQKQPPKEPQTAWTKTPDHHTRKATANLTNQPERVTV is encoded by the exons atggcGGAGCAACAACTCCAGCACGACAAGAAGTCCAGCAAGGTAACGACATACAACGGTGGGGCACCTGCGGCTACTGATGCAGCACGTGGTCGTTCTCGCTACCGATCCCGGGGACACAGCCAGTCCCAAAGTCGCAGTAGGTCCAGGGTCCGCAGGCCGTCCAAGGACCAGAAGCAACCGCGTGGTCGAAGCCGATCTGGGAGCCGCAGCCTcacgcagcagaaacagccaccgaaggaacctcagaccgcgtggacgaaaacgcccgaccatcacaccaggaaggcgacagcg aacctgacaaaccaaccagaacgggtaacagtgtaa